In Oreochromis niloticus isolate F11D_XX linkage group LG12, O_niloticus_UMD_NMBU, whole genome shotgun sequence, the DNA window GCTTGGCTCCGCGTCCACGGAGGAACCTGTCCGAGACAAGAGCTGGGGGTGTCAGATGTCCTGGGATACATTGACCCCAAGCTTCTGGATGGTGAGGCCCACACACAAGCTCCGTTAAAAACCCACAGCAGCAATTAATCCCAGATCTCACGTGTAATGCTCTGTGATGTGTCCGTCTGTTCCCATCAGATTACTGCGTGAACCCGCAGACCATCTTGCTGCTGAGAGTAATCGCTGCCTTTTGTTTCCTGGGAATCCTCTGTAGTCTGACTGCTTTTCTCTTGGATGTGTTTGGTCCCAAGCACCCTGCCCTGAAAATAACCCGCAGATATGCATTTGCACATATTCTCACAGGTAAtaatcttttttcccctcttgctGTCTAGAAAAAGACAGACAATGTGTAAATTCAATGATCTGTAactgtctctttctgtctcccaccaGTGCTGCAGTGTGCCACAGTCATAGGTTTTTGCTACTGGGCCTCAGAGCTGATCTTGTCcctacagcagcagcacaaaaaGTACCACGGCTCTCTCATATACGTCACTTTTGCTATCAGCTTCTACCTGGTGGCGGGCGCGGGTGGAGCATCCATCCTCGCCACA includes these proteins:
- the tmem127 gene encoding transmembrane protein 127 — its product is MYAPPGSTVPGGRRRRGTSLPKQPERSLVSALPGALSITALCTALAEPAWLRVHGGTCPRQELGVSDVLGYIDPKLLDDYCVNPQTILLLRVIAAFCFLGILCSLTAFLLDVFGPKHPALKITRRYAFAHILTVLQCATVIGFCYWASELILSLQQQHKKYHGSLIYVTFAISFYLVAGAGGASILATAANLLRHYPTEEEEQALELLSEMEDSSETFPADYDIANQFQPPPAYTP